A window from Marinilabiliales bacterium encodes these proteins:
- a CDS encoding 2,3,4,5-tetrahydropyridine-2,6-dicarboxylate N-succinyltransferase, translated as MCDKEQEIIEAAWENRDLTDSRETAETIEKIIGKLDRGEIRVAEPTGDGWQVNDWVKKAVILYFPLRKMEVTEAGPLEFHDKMRLKKGYDQAGVRVVPHAIARYGSYLSRGVVMMPSYVNIGAWVGENTMVDTWATVGSCAQIGKNVHLSGGVGIGGVLEPVQASPVIIEDNCFIGSRCIVVEGVRVEREAVLGANVVLTMSTRIIDVTGSSPLEMRGVVPGGSVVIPGTFPKKFPAGEYQVPCALIIGKRKKSTDMKTSLNEALREYNVSV; from the coding sequence ATGTGCGACAAAGAGCAGGAGATAATCGAAGCGGCCTGGGAAAACCGGGATCTGACCGATAGCAGGGAGACAGCAGAAACCATTGAAAAGATAATAGGCAAACTCGACAGGGGTGAGATCAGGGTAGCTGAGCCCACAGGTGACGGCTGGCAGGTAAATGACTGGGTCAAGAAAGCGGTGATCCTTTACTTCCCCCTGAGGAAGATGGAAGTTACCGAAGCAGGCCCCCTTGAGTTCCATGACAAGATGAGACTCAAAAAAGGATATGACCAGGCAGGGGTAAGGGTCGTACCGCATGCTATTGCACGTTACGGGTCATACCTTTCAAGGGGAGTCGTGATGATGCCCTCATACGTGAACATAGGCGCATGGGTGGGTGAAAACACCATGGTCGATACCTGGGCCACCGTAGGATCATGCGCCCAGATAGGAAAGAACGTTCACCTGAGCGGGGGTGTGGGCATCGGAGGAGTACTTGAGCCGGTGCAGGCCTCACCCGTCATAATAGAAGACAACTGCTTTATTGGTTCCCGCTGTATCGTGGTCGAAGGGGTCAGGGTGGAGCGTGAAGCGGTTCTGGGAGCCAATGTAGTACTGACCATGTCAACACGGATAATAGATGTGACAGGCAGCTCACCCCTTGAAATGAGAGGGGTGGTACCCGGTGGTTCGGTTGTCATTCCCGGCACTTTCCCTAAAAAATTTCCCGCCGGTGAATACCAGGTACCCTGTGCCCTGATAATAGGGAAAAGGAAAAAATCGACAGATATGAAAACATCCCTCAATGAAGCCCTGAGGGAGTACAATGTCTCTGTCTAG
- a CDS encoding threonylcarbamoyl-AMP synthase, with protein sequence MKEDLERALESIQKGGTILYPTDTIWGIGCDATNNRAVMKVFDIKNREDTRQMLILIDEPSNIHKYVMDVPDIAFNFIDAAKRPLSIIFQNAINLAPSLIGHDHTIGIRVVKDDFCRELIRMLGKPIVSTSANISGSPPPGSFSKIADSIKDAVDYIVVHRQDDARQSSPSDIIKFGEDGEIIKIR encoded by the coding sequence ATGAAGGAAGATCTGGAACGTGCCCTGGAGTCGATCCAAAAGGGAGGCACCATCCTCTACCCTACCGATACCATATGGGGCATAGGGTGCGACGCAACCAACAACAGGGCGGTAATGAAGGTTTTTGATATCAAGAACCGTGAAGACACCAGGCAGATGCTGATCCTGATCGATGAACCTTCCAACATCCATAAGTATGTAATGGATGTGCCGGATATAGCATTTAATTTCATCGATGCGGCAAAGAGGCCATTGAGCATTATATTTCAGAATGCCATAAACCTGGCCCCCTCGCTTATCGGCCATGACCATACAATAGGCATCAGGGTCGTAAAGGACGATTTCTGCCGGGAACTTATCAGGATGCTGGGAAAACCCATCGTCTCAACCTCGGCCAACATCTCAGGCAGTCCGCCGCCCGGCAGCTTCAGCAAGATAGCTGACAGCATAAAGGATGCAGTTGACTACATAGTAGTCCACCGCCAGGATGATGCCAGGCAGTCGTCACCTTCTGACATCATCAAGTTTGGCGAAGACGGCGAAATAATCAAGATCCGTTAG
- a CDS encoding DUF2807 domain-containing protein, translated as MQRFFFSEVFKILIPARRLYQSKPTIMSINARITLIVLMLTAISVGTAVAQRDLPAEERRVEKFKSISVSVPGEVYLKQGDEQKVIIEGTNRVVENLITEVNNGRLSIRMPSRWRYRRSDELYVYITMTELEGIALSGSASIYSEGPVTTGRMAVTISGSGRIELEELDASELDVTVSGSGRLTIGGGRKLEKSKIVISGSGRLDTRNLPVENADALITGSGNCSIHVMSNLNVRISGSGRVIYTGNPRIDARITGSGRVVNAN; from the coding sequence ATGCAGCGATTTTTTTTTTCTGAAGTCTTTAAAATATTAATACCGGCTCGCCGGCTTTATCAATCTAAACCAACAATTATGTCAATTAATGCAAGAATTACACTTATAGTCCTGATGTTAACCGCTATTTCGGTTGGCACTGCAGTAGCACAGAGGGACCTGCCTGCCGAGGAAAGGAGAGTTGAAAAATTCAAAAGCATCAGTGTGTCAGTGCCCGGAGAGGTATATCTCAAGCAGGGTGATGAGCAGAAGGTTATTATTGAGGGTACCAATCGGGTGGTCGAGAATCTCATAACTGAGGTGAATAATGGCCGGCTCAGCATACGGATGCCTTCACGGTGGAGATACAGGAGGAGTGATGAACTGTATGTATATATTACCATGACGGAGCTCGAAGGGATCGCCCTTTCAGGGTCAGCCTCCATATATTCCGAGGGCCCCGTCACAACCGGCAGAATGGCTGTAACCATAAGCGGAAGCGGCAGGATTGAATTGGAGGAGCTTGATGCAAGTGAGCTGGATGTTACAGTTTCGGGATCGGGAAGGCTTACGATCGGAGGGGGCAGGAAACTGGAGAAGTCGAAAATCGTTATCAGCGGCTCAGGAAGGCTTGACACCCGGAATCTGCCGGTTGAGAATGCCGATGCACTGATAACCGGCTCCGGGAACTGCAGTATCCATGTGATGTCAAACCTGAATGTACGCATATCGGGCAGCGGCCGTGTTATATATACGGGCAATCCCCGGATTGACGCAAGGATAACCGGTTCTGGACGCGTGGTGAATGCCAACTGA